From a single Erpetoichthys calabaricus chromosome 1, fErpCal1.3, whole genome shotgun sequence genomic region:
- the LOC114645207 gene encoding zinc finger protein OZF-like — protein sequence MEIKTRNIKEEVDCEWGCVHPAQGSFSIKNENCEQGTVHIKEETDEKPIIGDMQKHKIMNRVKNEDLHSGSIGQPGSKDRGVQGLVFPQSRNCSVQEYFISVKSDVYLDTMTSEEKSRRTPGGQPPSTNECGEDTQESLWFSPSLSVQSTIHDRRQTLHNENMKKSSEPQTLSPAPLQCISKPAVKHTKIDRTKTQEQEQNSNSGALSVCQEQRKCFKRKSKYEGNQLNLARLQTYNCSECEKQFSKKEYLETHQRVHTGEKLYCCSECGKQFCYKSSLNTHMKTHTGEKLYCCSECGKRFLKNSHLQMHTRIHTGEKPYCCPECGGRFRVKSNLHSHMNCHIGRKPYCCAECGTQFAQSSHLENHKRVHTGEKPYCCSECGKQFSQIGALQTHTRIHTGEKPYCCSECGKRFSDKSSLNFHMRNHTGEKPYCCCECGKRFSQMSNLKNHKRIHTSEKQYSCCECGKQFSHRSRLNSHMRSHTGEKPYCCSECGKQFSQQGNLRRHTKNSH from the exons ATGGAGATAAAGACTAGAAATATTAAGGAGGAGGTGGACTGTGAATGGGGTTGTGTCCACCCTGCTCAGGGGAGCTTTTCCATTAAAAATGAGAATTGTGAACAGGGGACAGTGCACATTAAGGAAGAAACGGATGAGAAACCTATCATCGGTGATATGCagaaacataaaattatgaacagaGTGAAGAATGAAGACCTTCATTCAGGGTCCATCGGTCAGCCTGGCTCTAAAGATCGAGGTGTACAAGGATTGGTCTTCCCTCagagtagaaactgttctgttcAGGAGTATTTTATCAGTGTAAAGTCTGATGTTTATTTAGATACAATGACCAGTGAGGAAAAATCACGGAGAACACCAGGAGGTCAGCCACCATCTACAAATGAATGTGGAGAAG ATACACAGGAGAGTCTCTGGTTTTCTCCATCTTTATCTGTTCAGTCTACAATTCATGACAGAAGGCAGACACTGCATAATGAAAATATGAAGAAATCATCTGAGCCACAAACGTTGTCACCAGCCCCTTTGCAGTGTATTTCTAAGCCTGCTGTGAAACATACAAAAATAGACAGAACTAAAACTCAAGAACAGGAGCAAAATTCAAATTCAGGAGCTTTGTCTGTATGCCAAGAGCAAAGGAAATGTTTTAAAAGGAAATCCAAATATGAAGGAAATCAGTTGAACCTGGCAAGGCTACAGACATATAACTGTTCTGAATGtgaaaaacagttttcaaaaaagGAATATCTTGAGACCCACCAAAgagttcatactggagagaagctatattgctgttcagaatgtggcaaacagttctgtTACAAGAGTAGCCTTAACACCCACATGAaaactcacactggagagaaactaTATTGTTGCTCTGAATGTGGTAAGCGATTTTTAAAAAACAGCCATCTTCAGATGCACaccagaattcacactggagaaaagccatattgctgtcctgaatgtggtgGAAGATTTCGTGTCAAGAGCAATCTTCACAGTCACATGAACTGCCACATTGGAAGGAAGCCATATTGCTGTGCTGAATGTGGAACACAATTTGCGCAAAGCAGCCATCTGGAAAACCACAAAagagttcacacgggagagaaaccatattgctgttctgaatgtggaaaacaattttcaCAAATCGGTGCTCTTCAGACCCACACACGAATTCATACTggggagaagccgtattgctgctccgaatgtggcaaaagattctcGGACAAGAGCAGTCTTAACTTTCATATGAGAAATCACAcgggagaaaagccatattgctgttgtgaatgcGGAAAGCGATTCTCACAAATGAGCAATCTTAAGaaccacaaaagaattcatactTCAGAGAAGCAATATAGCTGttgtgaatgtggcaaacagttctctCACAGAAGCCGACTTAACAGCCACATGAGAagtcacacaggagagaagccatattgctgttctgaatgtgggaaacaatttTCACAACAGGGCAATCTACGTAGACATACAAAAAATTCACATTAg